One stretch of Roseimicrobium sp. ORNL1 DNA includes these proteins:
- a CDS encoding alkaline phosphatase, translating into MKPHKGSTILSIAATLAVALAAGTSFAAPTVTRLTPPSALFTYNDASPPIVARFLPGQRFDLQATVVPDAGQTITSAIFKVDGKPIGGAVSLLATNGTPAGTVAATRRAYENNKAGTHTFTVEATQSNGTKVTATGNFQVVELEHQGRKIDAKNVIILIGDGFGIAHRTASRIMSKGVLQGKAVGQLNTDTFPNTGLVMTHSLNSIVTDSSPGAACYSSGNKANNNQQGVFPDDTTANFDNPRVELIGEYLARTEGKSLGIVTTSDVFDATPGAFGTHTQNRGAGTGICDQFLDEAVAKGGLKVLLGGGRKWFLPNTTPGSARSASTDYEHAAELADGWDVATGIVDPARDLIADFQAEGFSYAPDATSLSAVPANTKKLLGLFALSNMNVSLDKINGPSKRNVVPAGSSSGQPVVVDYGFPDQPMLDEMAAKALQVLKNNKNGFVLMIEGASIDKQAHNMDSERWMLDAIEFDRAIGVAKAFAEQNRDTLIVVTADHECAGINIIGASTVSDATLSTLTNATSPTLQGAVGPYEAAGFPQYVIAPDGYPTTTDINNRMVIGYAGNADRYENWRTNPLPLRDSQQPFNGSAPLNTYPSGPLNRDTTGNFLITGQVSGSSAVHTASDVPVYSFGNGSALFAGTMDNTDVFFKVMQAVLGCSKH; encoded by the coding sequence ATGAAACCTCACAAAGGATCCACCATCCTCTCCATCGCGGCTACGCTCGCGGTTGCCCTCGCTGCGGGCACTTCGTTCGCGGCTCCCACGGTGACGCGCCTCACGCCTCCGAGCGCGCTGTTCACCTACAATGACGCTTCTCCTCCCATCGTCGCGCGTTTCCTCCCTGGACAGCGCTTCGATCTTCAGGCCACTGTGGTGCCTGATGCAGGTCAGACCATCACCAGCGCCATCTTCAAGGTGGATGGCAAGCCCATCGGTGGCGCCGTCTCGCTCCTTGCGACGAACGGCACTCCGGCCGGTACCGTAGCCGCCACGCGCCGTGCGTATGAAAACAACAAGGCAGGCACTCACACCTTCACCGTCGAAGCCACGCAGAGCAATGGCACCAAGGTGACCGCCACGGGCAACTTCCAGGTCGTGGAACTCGAGCACCAGGGCCGCAAGATCGATGCGAAGAACGTCATCATCCTCATCGGTGACGGCTTCGGCATCGCTCACCGCACCGCCTCGCGCATCATGAGCAAGGGCGTGCTTCAGGGCAAGGCCGTCGGCCAGCTCAACACGGACACCTTCCCGAACACGGGTCTCGTGATGACTCACTCGTTGAACTCCATCGTCACGGATTCCTCCCCTGGCGCTGCGTGCTACTCCAGCGGCAACAAGGCGAACAACAATCAGCAGGGTGTGTTCCCGGATGACACCACCGCGAACTTCGACAATCCCCGCGTAGAACTCATCGGTGAATACCTCGCCCGCACGGAAGGCAAGTCCCTCGGCATCGTGACCACGTCCGACGTGTTTGATGCCACTCCAGGTGCGTTCGGTACGCACACGCAGAATCGCGGCGCCGGCACCGGCATCTGCGACCAGTTCCTGGATGAAGCAGTGGCCAAGGGTGGTCTGAAGGTCCTCCTCGGTGGTGGCCGCAAGTGGTTCCTGCCCAACACCACTCCTGGCAGCGCTCGCAGCGCATCCACGGACTATGAGCACGCCGCTGAGCTTGCGGATGGATGGGACGTCGCCACCGGCATCGTGGATCCCGCACGTGACCTCATCGCGGACTTCCAGGCGGAGGGCTTCTCCTATGCTCCCGACGCCACCAGCCTGAGCGCCGTTCCCGCGAACACGAAGAAGCTCCTCGGTCTCTTCGCGCTTTCGAACATGAACGTCTCGCTCGACAAGATCAACGGCCCGAGCAAGCGCAACGTGGTGCCCGCCGGCTCCTCCAGCGGCCAGCCGGTCGTGGTGGACTACGGCTTCCCTGACCAGCCCATGCTGGATGAAATGGCCGCCAAGGCTCTTCAGGTGCTGAAGAACAACAAGAATGGTTTCGTCCTCATGATCGAAGGCGCGTCCATCGACAAGCAGGCGCACAACATGGATAGCGAGCGCTGGATGCTCGATGCCATCGAGTTTGACCGCGCCATCGGTGTGGCCAAGGCCTTCGCCGAGCAAAACAGAGACACGCTCATCGTGGTGACCGCAGACCATGAGTGCGCCGGTATCAACATCATCGGTGCTTCCACCGTGTCCGACGCTACGCTCTCCACGCTGACGAATGCCACTTCACCGACCCTTCAGGGCGCGGTAGGCCCATACGAAGCAGCTGGTTTCCCCCAGTACGTTATCGCTCCGGACGGCTATCCCACCACGACCGACATCAACAACCGCATGGTCATCGGTTATGCCGGCAATGCGGATCGGTACGAAAACTGGAGGACGAATCCCCTCCCGCTTCGTGACAGCCAGCAGCCCTTCAACGGTTCTGCTCCGCTGAATACCTATCCTTCCGGTCCGCTGAACCGTGATACCACAGGCAACTTCCTCATCACGGGTCAGGTCTCCGGTTCCAGCGCGGTGCACACCGCCTCGGATGTGCCGGTGTATTCCTTCGGCAACGGCAGCGCCCTCTTCGCCGGCACCATGGATAACACGGACGTGTTCTTCAAGGTGATGCAGGCGGTGCTTGGCTGCTCCAAACACTAA
- a CDS encoding serine hydrolase, producing MMTPKPWSLLLSGMLLLAWLIPAHGQRGNPRMQFEGQTIDEMIEQFMAEHQIPGMTLAIVQAPYIPRSVGYGMSDVSRELLASPNTLWNIGQMARAFTAVAIVQLLEDGKLKLEDPVGKILPDLPSAWQGITVKQMMAHVSGLPDYTKQKDFDPAREYQPSEIIALVKDSPLVFPSGTQAADSATDFFLLGLVVEKASGMSYEAFVTKNQIERLGLKNTMFAADFTRLKREAVEKNEMKHKQFLVERPYIDPTEVAVGYASDDDKMVPVKPNSQSAWLGNGSVFASATDISLWDIGLAGGLLIKDKGNRDLIYGPIMLNDGTKLPANCGWRFPAHKGLMDIEGHVPGFSTYLSRFTDKSELVCVTLCANKDGVDLSGLARKIAGAYNRKLGPPVGPKVMTCRESCYPAKVTMDRLESFLRGKEVGIIARVDHAAAAKTKGLEMSPTEVLIFGDPAMDTPLMLSQQSMAIDLPLRVMVWQEEDGTVWTGHHDVFELARQHDVIDQDQLIRAINKRLESALRHATAPY from the coding sequence ATGATGACGCCGAAACCTTGGAGCCTTCTGCTATCAGGGATGTTGTTGCTGGCATGGCTGATCCCGGCCCATGGCCAGCGCGGCAATCCGCGCATGCAGTTCGAGGGACAGACCATCGATGAGATGATCGAGCAGTTCATGGCGGAGCATCAAATTCCAGGCATGACGCTGGCGATTGTGCAGGCGCCTTACATCCCGCGGTCGGTGGGGTACGGCATGTCGGACGTATCGCGCGAGCTGCTTGCCTCGCCGAATACGCTTTGGAACATCGGCCAGATGGCGCGGGCCTTCACCGCCGTGGCGATTGTGCAACTGCTGGAGGACGGCAAGCTCAAGCTGGAGGATCCGGTGGGTAAGATACTGCCTGATCTGCCTTCAGCTTGGCAGGGCATCACGGTGAAGCAAATGATGGCGCACGTATCGGGATTGCCCGACTACACGAAGCAAAAGGACTTCGACCCGGCGCGTGAGTACCAGCCAAGCGAAATCATCGCGTTGGTGAAGGACAGCCCCCTTGTGTTTCCATCGGGGACGCAGGCGGCAGACAGCGCCACGGATTTCTTCCTGCTGGGCCTGGTGGTCGAGAAGGCGAGTGGCATGAGCTATGAAGCGTTCGTCACGAAGAACCAGATCGAACGTCTGGGCCTGAAGAACACCATGTTCGCTGCGGACTTCACCAGACTGAAACGTGAGGCCGTGGAGAAGAATGAAATGAAGCACAAGCAGTTCCTGGTGGAGCGCCCATACATCGATCCCACCGAGGTCGCGGTAGGCTACGCGTCTGATGACGACAAGATGGTGCCAGTGAAGCCAAATAGCCAGAGCGCCTGGCTGGGCAATGGTTCAGTGTTCGCGTCCGCGACCGATATCAGTTTGTGGGACATAGGACTGGCAGGCGGTCTCTTGATCAAAGATAAGGGAAACCGCGATCTTATCTATGGTCCGATAATGCTCAACGACGGCACCAAGTTGCCGGCGAATTGCGGCTGGAGATTTCCAGCTCACAAGGGACTCATGGATATCGAAGGGCACGTGCCCGGGTTCTCGACGTATCTCTCACGCTTCACGGATAAGTCAGAACTGGTCTGTGTGACATTGTGCGCGAACAAGGACGGAGTGGATCTCTCCGGACTCGCCCGGAAGATTGCCGGCGCCTACAATCGCAAACTTGGTCCGCCGGTTGGACCAAAGGTGATGACGTGTCGTGAAAGCTGCTATCCAGCGAAGGTCACGATGGATCGGCTTGAGTCCTTTCTTCGTGGAAAAGAAGTGGGCATCATCGCGCGAGTGGATCATGCCGCAGCGGCGAAGACAAAGGGCCTGGAGATGTCACCTACAGAGGTTCTTATCTTTGGTGATCCTGCCATGGACACGCCGTTGATGCTTAGCCAGCAGAGCATGGCGATCGATCTTCCGCTCCGTGTGATGGTCTGGCAGGAAGAAGATGGGACCGTGTGGACGGGCCACCATGATGTGTTTGAACTCGCGCGACAACACGACGTCATCGATCAAGATCAACTCATAAGAGCGATAAATAAAAGGCTTGAATCAGCGCTTAGACATGCGACTGCGCCCTACTGA
- a CDS encoding FG-GAP-like repeat-containing protein has protein sequence MSLLSPTSPLRTDPRYPFAALLTFYAVLGCTTLGFNRSPLQLILTVAAGCALEMLFARLFREPSRYAPLSAYISSCGLGLLLNYSHNLWLLLPPVFVMVASKYLITFNGKHVYNPSMFAVVMALLVGGDLYAPAPAYQWGHSIGLPIFIITAALTLFIFRVQRQWLVGSFLVFYLIQTCIRAWLLRHHLPPTTLLYGTFSAPSLYLFTFFMITDPRTSPEGQRPQILIALGLVTLDFLFHWRRSYETLFYSAFTLATGRFLYLHIRRLIQTRGKALALLFTSKWLQRAGVFAAFTAAGFFLFDSWIFRTPTVADTGFTFTKIEAPQSGIYAEPGTVLEEIDPRVHHIAKWLLSVGDAVAVADIDNDGLLDLFLTNPIKRPEDRNALYRNVGGLHFERVPLPVMDAVSHHPETHGLSAVAVFADYDDDGDQDLLITTGYGPCRLLRNELMPSGKVAFTDVSREAGISEHSVSLAATFFDANRDGILDLLICNSFTPYLRDYEKPTPFTVFKLPEPEYEGDRRMFHFMHQGWHDAANGGENFLYLGTRGGKFLKQDSKAWGLEGNRWSLAVGTTDVNGDGYTDLYIANDFGPDDFYMNEGGRYFRKIIGSHFGSIGRDTYKGMNVSIADLRNSGDTDIYISNVHAPLQAEGSLLWHMQRDVQHPMRPLITDTATERGALNARAFGWGAGIGDLNLDGWQDIVQANGMVDDSIDRQYTRPPDYWYTATLIMLSGPSVHSYADRWADLRGCAIWGWQQNKVLLNQGNNAGMQFREVQEAVGMPELGNSRGVALADFDNDGDLDCLITHQFKNASFYRNDLAKPRRWLGLELRGDGQGVNRDAIGAQVRLTQKDAQGRELLQTREVQCVSGFSAQGDRRLLFGLGEGARELRVHITWPDGKEITLDGLEPNKYHRVDIGRGVAQK, from the coding sequence GTGTCTCTCCTCTCCCCCACCTCTCCACTTCGCACGGACCCGCGCTACCCTTTCGCCGCACTGCTGACCTTCTATGCGGTGCTGGGGTGCACGACGCTGGGGTTCAATCGCAGTCCACTGCAGCTCATCCTGACGGTGGCTGCGGGCTGCGCCCTGGAGATGCTTTTTGCGCGGCTTTTCCGCGAGCCCTCACGCTATGCGCCGCTGAGTGCCTACATCAGCTCGTGCGGGCTCGGGTTGCTGCTGAACTACTCGCACAATCTGTGGCTGCTCCTGCCGCCGGTGTTTGTGATGGTGGCCTCCAAGTACCTGATCACCTTCAACGGGAAGCATGTGTACAACCCCTCCATGTTCGCCGTGGTCATGGCGCTGCTGGTGGGAGGTGATCTGTATGCACCAGCACCGGCCTATCAATGGGGCCACTCGATCGGGCTACCCATTTTCATCATCACGGCGGCGCTCACGTTGTTCATCTTCCGGGTGCAACGCCAGTGGCTGGTGGGATCGTTCTTGGTCTTCTATCTCATCCAGACATGCATCCGCGCGTGGTTGCTGCGGCATCATCTCCCGCCGACCACGCTGCTCTACGGGACCTTCAGTGCGCCTTCGCTGTATCTCTTCACGTTTTTCATGATCACGGATCCGCGGACCTCGCCGGAGGGGCAGCGACCACAGATCCTCATCGCGCTCGGGCTGGTGACGCTGGACTTCCTTTTCCACTGGCGGCGCTCGTACGAGACGCTCTTTTACTCTGCCTTCACGCTGGCGACGGGCCGCTTTCTCTACCTGCACATCCGGCGACTGATCCAGACAAGGGGAAAAGCGCTCGCGCTGCTTTTCACCAGCAAGTGGCTGCAACGCGCTGGAGTTTTCGCAGCGTTCACGGCAGCGGGATTCTTCCTGTTCGACTCCTGGATCTTCCGCACGCCTACGGTGGCGGATACGGGGTTCACCTTTACGAAAATCGAGGCCCCGCAGAGTGGCATCTATGCGGAGCCAGGGACAGTACTGGAGGAGATTGACCCACGCGTGCACCACATTGCGAAGTGGCTGCTCAGCGTGGGAGATGCGGTGGCGGTGGCGGATATCGACAACGACGGACTGCTGGATCTCTTCCTCACCAATCCCATCAAACGTCCCGAGGATCGCAACGCCTTGTATCGCAATGTCGGCGGGCTGCACTTCGAGCGCGTGCCCCTGCCCGTGATGGATGCGGTGTCGCACCATCCGGAGACGCATGGCCTCAGCGCGGTCGCGGTATTTGCCGACTACGATGACGATGGGGATCAGGACCTGCTCATCACCACCGGCTATGGTCCCTGCCGGTTGCTGCGCAATGAGCTCATGCCTTCTGGCAAGGTAGCCTTCACCGATGTCTCGCGTGAGGCAGGCATCAGCGAGCACAGCGTGAGCTTGGCCGCGACGTTTTTTGATGCGAACCGCGATGGCATTCTGGATCTACTGATCTGCAACAGCTTCACGCCCTATCTGCGCGACTACGAGAAGCCGACACCCTTCACCGTCTTCAAGCTTCCGGAGCCGGAGTATGAGGGGGATCGACGGATGTTCCACTTCATGCACCAGGGCTGGCATGATGCGGCGAATGGCGGTGAAAACTTCCTCTACCTGGGCACACGCGGGGGCAAGTTCCTGAAGCAGGACAGCAAGGCGTGGGGACTCGAAGGCAACCGCTGGAGTCTTGCAGTTGGCACCACGGATGTGAATGGTGACGGCTACACAGACCTCTACATCGCCAACGATTTCGGGCCGGATGATTTCTACATGAACGAAGGCGGGAGGTACTTCCGCAAAATCATTGGCTCGCACTTCGGCAGCATCGGGCGCGACACGTACAAGGGGATGAACGTGAGCATTGCCGATCTGCGCAATAGCGGCGACACGGACATCTACATTTCCAATGTGCATGCACCGCTCCAGGCCGAGGGCAGCCTGCTCTGGCACATGCAGCGGGACGTGCAGCATCCCATGAGACCGCTCATCACGGACACCGCCACAGAGCGCGGTGCGCTGAATGCCCGGGCCTTTGGTTGGGGTGCCGGCATCGGTGATTTGAACTTGGATGGCTGGCAGGATATTGTGCAGGCGAATGGCATGGTGGATGACTCCATCGACCGCCAGTACACACGCCCGCCGGATTATTGGTACACGGCCACGCTGATCATGCTCAGTGGACCGAGCGTGCATTCGTATGCGGATCGCTGGGCGGACTTGCGGGGCTGTGCCATTTGGGGCTGGCAGCAGAACAAGGTGCTGCTCAATCAGGGCAATAACGCGGGCATGCAGTTCCGGGAAGTGCAGGAAGCCGTGGGCATGCCAGAGCTTGGCAATTCACGCGGCGTGGCGCTCGCGGATTTCGACAACGACGGCGATCTAGATTGTCTCATCACGCATCAATTCAAGAACGCGTCTTTTTACCGGAACGATCTCGCCAAGCCCCGACGGTGGCTGGGGCTTGAATTGCGGGGCGATGGTCAAGGTGTGAATCGTGATGCGATAGGTGCGCAGGTTCGGCTCACGCAGAAAGATGCGCAGGGGCGCGAGCTTCTGCAAACCCGCGAGGTGCAGTGCGTGAGCGGCTTCTCGGCGCAAGGGGACAGAAGGCTGTTGTTTGGGCTGGGTGAGGGAGCGCGTGAGTTGCGCGTGCACATCACGTGGCCGGACGGCAAGGAGATCACGCTGGATGGCTTGGAGCCGAATAAGTATCACCGTGTTGATATCGGGCGCGGTGTTGCGCAGAAGTAA
- a CDS encoding LamG-like jellyroll fold domain-containing protein — protein sequence MRSILALFFLTSVLLTHSLRAEFQAGAAVVDITPPKLPVLVNGGMLSRYVDKINTKVHARAIVVTDGKTQAAIVVADSCMMSREVLDDAKKMAAEKTGIPMNRLLISATHAHSAPSSMGCLGTDPDPAYVPHLKEKLVEAIVTAQAKLEPARIGFAKADAAEYTALRQWIRRPDRVVEDPFGNMTVRANMHAGRKWDDVTGESGPEDPDLSIISIQSKDGKPLAVLGNFSMHYFGDKDISADYFGLFSEGLKQRIDPQGKMVGLMSHGCSGDIYRVDYKVPEAERPKPTIDEYTDGLLDIAMKAYAGIEYRDNVDVAMAEKRMTMKYRVPDKQRLEWAQRIVQEMGDRLAKTQTEVYAREQIILHERQQTEIVVQALRIGDIGIATTPNETYAITGLKIKAASPLKHNVVIELANGGDGYIPPPEMHAWGGYNTWAARSAGLEVMAEPKITQAAIGLLEEVSGAPRKPWKLGMGPASKAIAQMKPLTWWRLNEFSGPLAEDESGYHHDGTFEGGIAYYLDGPDAAPFTANEVNRAPHFVGGRLCTELAGIGADYSISLWIWNGMPNDGREVSGWFYSRDHNHGLSAYGEHLGVGGKSGNTGRLIFQGDKLLAGKTEVPRWTWQHVVLVRSGNSVRVYLNGTLEIEGEARPCEITECFFGGRSDNDSGWEGRLDEVAVFKRALSADEVARLGASK from the coding sequence ATGCGCTCGATCCTTGCCTTATTTTTTCTCACCAGCGTCCTACTCACGCACTCCCTTCGCGCCGAATTCCAGGCGGGTGCCGCGGTGGTGGACATCACTCCGCCGAAGCTCCCTGTCCTGGTAAATGGCGGCATGCTGAGCCGTTACGTGGACAAGATAAATACCAAGGTCCACGCCCGGGCGATCGTGGTCACAGATGGGAAGACCCAGGCCGCCATCGTGGTGGCGGACAGCTGCATGATGAGCCGCGAGGTGCTGGACGATGCCAAAAAAATGGCGGCGGAAAAGACGGGCATCCCCATGAATCGCCTGCTGATCTCCGCCACCCACGCACACTCCGCTCCCTCTTCCATGGGCTGTCTCGGAACCGATCCGGATCCCGCCTACGTACCTCACCTGAAAGAGAAGCTCGTGGAAGCCATCGTCACAGCTCAGGCGAAGCTCGAGCCGGCACGCATAGGATTCGCAAAGGCGGATGCCGCAGAGTACACCGCTCTGCGCCAGTGGATTCGCCGGCCGGATCGTGTGGTGGAGGATCCCTTTGGCAACATGACCGTGCGGGCGAACATGCACGCGGGCCGCAAATGGGACGACGTGACCGGCGAGTCGGGCCCCGAGGACCCGGACCTGTCCATCATCTCCATTCAGAGCAAAGACGGCAAACCCCTGGCAGTGCTGGGCAACTTCTCGATGCACTACTTCGGGGACAAGGACATCAGCGCGGATTACTTCGGCCTGTTTTCTGAAGGGCTGAAACAGCGCATCGATCCCCAAGGCAAGATGGTGGGTCTCATGTCCCACGGCTGCAGCGGCGACATCTATCGCGTGGACTACAAGGTCCCAGAGGCCGAGCGTCCCAAGCCGACTATTGATGAATACACGGATGGCCTGCTGGACATCGCCATGAAAGCGTACGCTGGCATCGAGTACCGCGACAATGTTGATGTGGCCATGGCAGAGAAGCGCATGACCATGAAGTATCGTGTCCCGGACAAGCAGCGCCTTGAGTGGGCCCAGCGCATCGTGCAGGAGATGGGAGACCGTCTTGCGAAGACTCAGACGGAAGTGTACGCGCGCGAGCAGATCATCCTCCACGAGCGCCAGCAGACAGAGATCGTCGTGCAGGCCCTGCGCATCGGAGATATCGGAATCGCGACCACGCCCAATGAGACCTACGCCATCACTGGTCTGAAAATTAAAGCCGCCAGTCCGCTGAAGCATAACGTGGTCATCGAACTGGCCAACGGTGGGGACGGTTACATTCCCCCGCCCGAGATGCATGCGTGGGGCGGCTACAACACGTGGGCGGCACGTTCCGCGGGTCTGGAGGTCATGGCGGAGCCAAAGATCACGCAGGCTGCCATCGGGCTTCTCGAAGAAGTCAGCGGCGCACCGCGCAAGCCGTGGAAGCTTGGCATGGGCCCGGCCTCAAAGGCCATCGCACAAATGAAGCCGCTCACGTGGTGGCGGCTCAATGAGTTCAGCGGACCCTTGGCTGAGGATGAAAGCGGGTATCATCATGACGGCACCTTCGAGGGTGGTATCGCTTATTATCTTGATGGACCCGATGCCGCTCCGTTCACCGCAAACGAAGTGAATCGCGCGCCGCATTTCGTAGGAGGCCGCCTGTGCACCGAACTGGCCGGCATCGGTGCAGACTATTCCATCTCCCTCTGGATCTGGAATGGCATGCCCAATGATGGCCGCGAGGTAAGCGGTTGGTTCTATTCACGCGATCACAATCATGGCCTCAGCGCCTACGGTGAACATCTTGGGGTTGGTGGCAAAAGCGGCAACACCGGCAGGCTTATCTTCCAAGGTGACAAACTCCTGGCAGGCAAGACCGAAGTCCCCCGCTGGACATGGCAGCATGTGGTGCTCGTACGCTCCGGCAACTCCGTGCGTGTCTACTTGAACGGCACCCTCGAAATCGAAGGCGAAGCGAGACCGTGTGAGATCACCGAATGCTTCTTCGGCGGCCGCAGCGACAACGACTCCGGTTGGGAAGGACGCCTCGATGAAGTGGCTGTGTTTAAACGCGCACTAAGCGCCGATGAGGTGGCTCGCCTGGGAGCGAGTAAGTAG
- the ispD gene encoding 2-C-methyl-D-erythritol 4-phosphate cytidylyltransferase: protein MSTTAIIVAAGNSSRMGFHKLTADLLGKPVLRWTMEAFDACPAVDALLIVVGDATREMVLDWAELGIFKKPITLSEGGVQRYLSVHEGLKRLSEETGIVAVHDGARPLITTEQITRCIERARECRAAVSARPVTETLKRANVHGVISGDIEREHAWVMETPQVFSKELLVRAYEHVVKDGLLVTDEVSAVQLLNEEIHVVDNPSPNLKVTYPSDLELASRLLRSAKANANQAAS, encoded by the coding sequence ATGTCCACCACTGCCATCATCGTCGCCGCGGGAAACAGCTCCCGCATGGGCTTTCACAAGCTGACTGCCGATCTGCTCGGCAAGCCCGTGCTGCGATGGACGATGGAAGCCTTCGACGCCTGCCCCGCCGTGGATGCCCTGCTCATCGTGGTGGGTGACGCGACGCGGGAGATGGTGCTCGACTGGGCGGAGTTGGGCATCTTCAAGAAACCCATCACGCTCAGTGAAGGCGGCGTGCAGCGGTACCTGAGCGTACACGAGGGCTTGAAGCGCCTCAGCGAGGAGACAGGCATCGTGGCGGTGCATGATGGCGCCCGACCTCTCATCACCACAGAGCAGATAACGCGCTGCATCGAGCGCGCCCGTGAGTGCAGAGCCGCCGTGAGCGCGCGGCCCGTGACGGAGACGCTGAAGCGCGCGAATGTCCACGGTGTTATCTCCGGCGACATTGAACGTGAACATGCCTGGGTGATGGAAACACCCCAGGTCTTCTCCAAGGAACTTCTCGTTCGCGCCTATGAGCACGTGGTGAAGGATGGCCTGCTGGTCACGGATGAAGTCTCGGCCGTGCAGCTCTTGAACGAAGAAATCCACGTGGTGGACAATCCCTCGCCCAATTTGAAAGTCACCTACCCCTCCGACCTGGAGCTGGCGTCGCGTCTGCTGAGAAGCGCGAAGGCAAATGCGAATCAAGCAGCGTCATGA
- a CDS encoding serine hydrolase domain-containing protein, whose translation MWASLWLAAAMMMMLPAKAVAQGKAAAPAPPSTTLDNKYTRDFSAAIQQAVWDRAIAGATWHAEHQGRWREGCYGLRAKVPEKEPITQDTIFDLASLTKVVATTPSVMLLVEQGKVKLDEPVQTYIPQFGGEARAHITVRHLMVHTSGLKPGLPRNPAWWGYNSGIGWACVTFPTTEPDEKFRYSDINFILLGEIVRRVSGEPLDVFAAKHIFQPLGMKDTAFNPPASWRARIAPTEKDETESLLRGVVHDPTSRRMGGVAGHAGLFSTVTDVSRYARMILNGGELDGVRVFKPETIQLMTTPHTPATMKDKRALGWDMETAYSKPRGKFGATSFGHTGFTGTCLWIDPATRSFYIFLSSRLHEPAKGSDVRKLYLKLGERFSKAVLSTPKAPQASSKSSS comes from the coding sequence ATGTGGGCAAGCCTGTGGCTGGCAGCGGCCATGATGATGATGCTGCCGGCAAAGGCTGTGGCTCAAGGCAAGGCGGCTGCGCCGGCTCCTCCTTCCACCACACTCGACAACAAATACACCCGAGACTTCAGCGCGGCGATCCAACAGGCCGTGTGGGACCGTGCCATCGCAGGCGCCACGTGGCATGCAGAACATCAGGGCCGCTGGCGGGAGGGATGTTACGGCCTCCGCGCAAAGGTGCCGGAGAAGGAGCCAATCACCCAGGACACCATCTTCGATCTCGCCTCCCTGACCAAGGTGGTCGCCACCACACCCAGCGTCATGCTCCTGGTAGAACAGGGCAAGGTGAAGCTGGATGAACCGGTGCAGACATACATTCCGCAGTTCGGTGGCGAAGCACGGGCGCACATCACAGTGCGGCATCTCATGGTTCATACCTCGGGATTGAAACCGGGACTACCACGCAATCCCGCGTGGTGGGGATACAACAGCGGCATCGGCTGGGCGTGTGTCACCTTCCCCACGACTGAGCCGGATGAGAAGTTCCGCTACAGCGATATCAACTTCATTCTGCTGGGAGAAATTGTGCGGCGTGTATCGGGTGAGCCCCTGGATGTCTTTGCGGCGAAGCACATCTTCCAGCCACTGGGAATGAAGGACACCGCCTTCAATCCGCCGGCTTCATGGCGAGCGCGTATCGCGCCAACGGAGAAGGACGAGACCGAATCCCTGCTGCGCGGTGTGGTGCATGATCCCACCTCACGCCGCATGGGCGGTGTGGCCGGACATGCGGGGCTCTTCAGCACGGTGACGGATGTCTCCCGCTATGCCCGCATGATTTTGAATGGCGGTGAGCTCGATGGCGTGCGTGTTTTCAAACCCGAAACGATTCAGCTCATGACCACACCACACACGCCTGCCACGATGAAGGACAAGCGCGCGCTTGGTTGGGATATGGAAACGGCCTACAGCAAGCCGCGCGGAAAGTTTGGAGCGACCAGCTTCGGCCACACCGGTTTCACGGGCACCTGCCTGTGGATCGATCCAGCCACGCGCTCCTTCTACATATTTCTGAGCAGCCGGTTGCACGAACCGGCGAAAGGCTCAGACGTACGCAAGCTCTACCTGAAGCTGGGAGAGCGCTTCTCAAAAGCCGTGCTGTCGACACCAAAGGCCCCTCAGGCTTCGAGCAAGAGTTCCTCGTAG
- a CDS encoding O-acetyl-ADP-ribose deacetylase, whose translation MSAKLQAIQCDITTMAVDAIVNAANTSLMGGGGVDGAIHRKAGRELVNECATLYGCRPGEAKITKGYNLPAKHVIHTVGPVWRDGTRGEVTTLDFCYRNSLQVARAHGLRTIAFPCISTGRYGYPPDKAAKVAVDTVRAVTAEHPDAYDVITFCCFEESDLRLYEELLLEA comes from the coding sequence ATGTCTGCAAAACTTCAGGCTATCCAATGTGATATCACCACCATGGCGGTGGATGCCATTGTAAATGCCGCAAATACCAGCCTCATGGGAGGTGGCGGTGTGGATGGAGCCATTCATCGCAAGGCAGGTCGTGAACTGGTGAATGAATGCGCGACGCTCTATGGCTGCCGCCCGGGCGAGGCAAAAATCACCAAGGGGTACAACCTTCCCGCCAAGCATGTAATTCACACCGTGGGTCCGGTGTGGCGCGACGGCACGCGTGGCGAGGTGACCACCCTTGATTTTTGTTATCGCAATTCGCTCCAGGTGGCGCGTGCCCACGGGCTGCGCACAATCGCCTTTCCCTGCATCAGCACCGGCCGCTATGGCTACCCGCCGGACAAAGCTGCCAAGGTCGCGGTGGATACCGTGAGGGCCGTCACGGCTGAGCACCCGGATGCCTACGATGTCATCACCTTCTGCTGTTTCGAGGAGAGCGACCTGCGTCTCTACGAGGAACTCTTGCTCGAAGCCTGA